In one Umezawaea sp. Da 62-37 genomic region, the following are encoded:
- a CDS encoding alpha/beta hydrolase yields the protein MSSNTSSSSRWTPTFVLVHGSGASSFMWAPIQRDLALLGHRSFAVDLPGHGLEAQYPVAYQAPQDLGAWATEASTLAGVTLRDNADRVVEVVRRVAEHGPVVLVGASLGGTAISVVGNLEPHLVDRLVYISAWSCVERANPVEYMGEPEFATNLLGPLAALNVGDPAVLGVGRANYRTADPALLAGLKKAIMADTTDEQFRAFLNILQPDESLSVMMGDARVQADTWGTIARSYIRLTGDRSLPIAMQDRLIAEADALTPDNPYDVHTLDTSHVGFVYRAPEVAAILDKLPV from the coding sequence ATGTCTTCGAACACCTCGTCAAGCTCACGCTGGACACCGACCTTCGTACTGGTGCACGGTTCCGGTGCAAGTTCGTTCATGTGGGCTCCAATCCAGCGTGACCTCGCGTTGCTCGGTCACCGCAGCTTCGCCGTAGACCTCCCTGGGCACGGCTTGGAGGCGCAATACCCGGTCGCCTACCAGGCACCGCAGGATCTCGGCGCGTGGGCGACGGAGGCATCGACGCTGGCCGGTGTCACCTTGCGGGACAACGCCGACCGGGTCGTGGAAGTGGTCCGCCGCGTCGCCGAGCATGGACCGGTCGTGCTGGTGGGCGCCAGTCTCGGTGGGACGGCCATCAGCGTCGTCGGGAACCTGGAGCCACACCTGGTGGATCGGCTCGTTTACATCTCGGCCTGGTCCTGTGTGGAGCGTGCCAACCCCGTCGAGTACATGGGAGAGCCCGAGTTCGCCACCAACCTGCTGGGCCCGCTCGCCGCGCTGAACGTCGGCGATCCTGCGGTGCTCGGAGTTGGTCGGGCCAACTACCGCACGGCCGATCCCGCTCTGCTCGCCGGACTGAAGAAGGCGATCATGGCTGATACCACCGATGAGCAGTTCCGGGCCTTCCTCAATATCTTGCAGCCCGACGAATCGCTCTCGGTGATGATGGGTGACGCTCGGGTCCAGGCGGACACATGGGGCACGATCGCCCGCAGCTACATTCGGCTAACCGGAGACCGTTCGCTCCCGATCGCCATGCAGGACCGGTTGATCGCCGAAGCAGACGCCCTGACCCCCGACAACCCATACGACGTCCACACCCTGGACACCTCGCATGTCGGGTTCGTGTACCGGGCGCCCGAGGTGGCCGCCATTCTCGACAAACTGCCCGTTTAG
- a CDS encoding glycosyltransferase family 4 protein: MRILQVTDNYAPAIGGLERTVQGLARELAARGHEVEVATLSRPDAPDVEQEGAVTIRRLSGLTRHLRRFSTDPGHHFHPTTADPQLVRRLQELVDATRPDIVHAHGWILHSCLRLRLPAGSALVVSLHDYSLVCAKKTMTHLDELDSACSGPSTRRCLSCANASYGAVKGTALALGLVGNGRRLDRVSMFLPVSAAVAGSCLAGIAPSRVRVIPPFVADDVATASGPRPDFLPDGDFVLFVGAQGVHKGLRVLAEAHQGMAVPVPLVVIGPRRADAPELSGTPERPVFVHNGLPHARIMAAFAAATAVAVPSRWPEPFGLVAVEAMAAGTAVVASRVGGLAEIVDYGVTGLLVEPGDGRALSDALDNLLADPVRRHAMGLAAAARAMRFTAGAVLPRVIDAYRRARAMTAV, encoded by the coding sequence GTGAGGATCCTCCAGGTCACCGACAACTACGCGCCCGCGATCGGCGGCCTCGAACGCACCGTGCAGGGCCTCGCCCGCGAACTGGCCGCACGAGGGCACGAGGTCGAGGTCGCGACCCTGAGCCGCCCCGACGCGCCCGACGTCGAACAGGAAGGCGCGGTGACCATCCGCAGGCTGTCCGGGCTGACCAGGCACCTGCGGCGCTTCTCCACCGATCCGGGACACCACTTCCACCCGACAACGGCCGACCCGCAACTCGTCCGGCGCCTTCAGGAACTCGTCGACGCCACCCGTCCCGACATCGTGCACGCCCACGGCTGGATTCTGCACTCCTGCCTGCGGCTGCGACTCCCGGCGGGCTCCGCGCTGGTGGTGAGCCTGCACGACTACAGCCTGGTGTGCGCGAAAAAGACGATGACCCACCTCGACGAGCTGGACTCGGCGTGCTCCGGCCCGTCGACACGGCGGTGCCTGAGCTGCGCCAACGCCTCCTACGGCGCGGTCAAGGGCACCGCACTCGCCCTCGGCCTGGTCGGGAACGGCAGGCGGTTGGACCGGGTGTCGATGTTCCTGCCGGTCAGCGCGGCCGTCGCGGGTTCCTGCCTGGCGGGGATCGCCCCAAGCCGCGTCAGGGTGATCCCGCCGTTCGTGGCCGATGACGTCGCCACCGCCTCCGGACCGCGTCCGGATTTCCTGCCGGACGGGGATTTCGTGCTGTTCGTCGGAGCGCAGGGCGTGCACAAAGGACTCCGCGTGCTCGCGGAGGCCCATCAAGGCATGGCGGTTCCCGTTCCGCTGGTGGTGATCGGGCCGCGGCGGGCCGACGCTCCCGAGCTGTCGGGGACACCCGAGCGTCCGGTTTTCGTCCACAATGGCCTGCCGCACGCGCGGATCATGGCGGCGTTCGCGGCCGCTACCGCGGTCGCGGTCCCGTCGCGGTGGCCCGAGCCGTTCGGCCTGGTGGCCGTCGAGGCGATGGCCGCCGGTACCGCCGTGGTCGCCTCGCGGGTCGGTGGGCTCGCTGAGATCGTCGACTACGGAGTCACCGGCCTGCTGGTGGAACCGGGAGACGGCAGGGCGTTGTCGGATGCGCTCGACAACCTGCTCGCCGACCCCGTGCGACGGCATGCCATGGGCCTTGCCGCCGCGGCGCGTGCCATGCGGTTCACCGCGGGAGCCGTGCTTCCGCGGGTGATCGACGCGTATCGGCGGGCGCGGGCGATGACCGCCGTCTGA
- a CDS encoding glycosyltransferase family 2 protein, protein MVKLSIIMPAYNESATIVHAIAQVLRVDYPCPVELIVVNDGSSDGTAELLEAYGDRDVLVVNHPRNLGKGAAVRTGVARSTGTHMIIFDADLEYAPSDIPAMLQHVLDGRADHVFGARVFGFNTRYPSFRFATGGRLLTLAANLLFDSCLTDMHTCLKLVPIGDFEALRLTESGFGLDTELTARLIRGGVRPYEVPISYNGRSFQEGKKISWSDGLRCLAILTKVRAERVPQALPARPAVRVPFPAEYLLPVPATATNRDSRRASGLHAEIPVRPVGEADSNDAAVAM, encoded by the coding sequence ATGGTCAAGCTCTCGATAATCATGCCCGCCTATAATGAGAGTGCGACCATTGTCCATGCGATCGCACAGGTACTCCGGGTCGACTACCCGTGCCCGGTGGAGCTGATCGTCGTCAACGACGGCAGCTCCGACGGGACCGCCGAACTGCTGGAGGCCTACGGCGACCGCGACGTGCTCGTGGTCAACCACCCGCGCAACCTCGGCAAGGGCGCCGCGGTGCGCACCGGCGTCGCCCGGTCCACCGGCACGCACATGATCATCTTCGACGCCGACCTCGAATACGCGCCCTCCGACATCCCCGCCATGCTCCAACACGTGCTCGACGGCCGCGCCGACCACGTGTTCGGCGCCCGCGTCTTCGGCTTCAACACCCGGTACCCGTCGTTCCGGTTCGCCACGGGCGGGCGGCTGCTGACGCTGGCCGCCAACCTGCTCTTCGACAGCTGCCTCACCGACATGCACACGTGTCTGAAACTGGTGCCGATCGGGGACTTCGAGGCGCTGCGACTGACCGAGAGCGGCTTCGGCCTCGACACCGAGCTCACCGCGCGGCTGATCCGCGGTGGCGTGCGCCCCTACGAGGTGCCGATCAGCTACAACGGCCGCTCGTTCCAGGAGGGCAAGAAGATCAGCTGGTCCGACGGCCTGCGCTGCCTTGCGATCCTGACGAAGGTCCGCGCCGAACGGGTCCCCCAGGCATTGCCCGCCCGCCCCGCGGTCCGGGTCCCCTTCCCCGCCGAGTACCTCCTCCCAGTGCCCGCCACGGCCACCAACCGGGACAGCAGGCGGGCGTCCGGCCTGCACGCCGAGATCCCGGTCCGACCGGTCGGCGAAGCCGACTCCAACGACGCCGCCGTGGCGATGTGA
- a CDS encoding GDSL-type esterase/lipase family protein, protein MAKPGRRFLMASAVALALTGCAAPITTAGVSAPIGGADRLYVSIGDSYAAGYRPSPDGSGSTTTDGFAYQVAADPRVTGRPLELVNFGCAGVTSTALRENPGCAAGASGPGAPAYPRQAQVDAAVAFITGNRERIALVTVVVGGNDIKPCVQRPDGAPRPDATACLAEAGKALRANLAILLGALRSAVGPTTPIVGVTYPDVYLGAWVATTPGARDLAVASVALFRDQLNPALRAEYSAVGALFADITAATGGYGPLEEIVDDPTYGKIPNPVARLCALTYYCRLRDVHPTVDGHRVIADRIVELAHLS, encoded by the coding sequence ATGGCGAAGCCAGGACGCCGGTTCCTGATGGCGTCAGCGGTCGCACTGGCCCTGACCGGGTGCGCGGCACCGATCACCACGGCCGGGGTGTCCGCGCCCATCGGCGGCGCCGACCGGCTCTACGTCTCGATTGGTGACTCCTACGCGGCCGGGTACCGGCCGTCGCCGGACGGCTCCGGCTCCACGACCACCGACGGTTTCGCCTACCAGGTCGCCGCCGACCCCCGCGTCACCGGGCGGCCGCTGGAACTGGTCAACTTCGGTTGCGCCGGGGTCACCTCCACCGCGCTGCGCGAAAATCCCGGCTGTGCCGCCGGCGCGAGCGGCCCCGGCGCCCCGGCCTACCCGCGGCAGGCCCAGGTGGACGCCGCCGTGGCGTTCATCACCGGGAACCGCGAGAGGATCGCGCTGGTCACCGTGGTCGTGGGCGGTAACGACATCAAACCCTGCGTGCAACGACCGGACGGCGCCCCGCGCCCCGACGCGACTGCCTGCCTCGCCGAGGCGGGCAAGGCACTGCGGGCCAACCTCGCCATCCTGCTCGGCGCGCTGCGGTCGGCCGTCGGTCCGACGACGCCGATCGTCGGGGTGACCTACCCGGACGTGTACCTCGGCGCCTGGGTCGCCACCACCCCCGGCGCCCGCGATCTCGCGGTCGCCTCCGTGGCGCTGTTCCGCGACCAGCTCAACCCCGCCCTGCGGGCCGAGTACAGCGCCGTCGGCGCGCTGTTCGCCGACATCACGGCCGCCACAGGTGGCTACGGGCCACTGGAGGAAATCGTCGACGACCCGACATACGGGAAGATTCCGAACCCGGTCGCGCGACTATGCGCACTGACGTACTACTGCCGACTCCGGGACGTCCACCCCACCGTGGACGGGCACCGCGTCATCGCGGACCGAATCGTCGAACTGGCCCACCTTTCGTGA
- a CDS encoding glycoside hydrolase family 6 protein — translation MDPASPARNALHLHPEDAVAAVLAAVPQAKWFTQTTPASVVRRAVSDHVSAAVEVGAMPVLVVYAIPDRDCGGFSAGGFDSTTAYSDWIREIRAGIGGRPAAVVVEPDALTAADCLDEAKRAARYDMLADAVEQLGLDRTTAVYLDAGHSRWLGAEELARRLTRAGIGHARGFSLNVSNFFTTAEEQAYGEEVSALLDGAHYVVDVSRNGLGPAPDGPLNWCNPTGRAIGAPPSATTAAVHDDADLWIKNPGQSDGDCGRGEPKSGLWFPEQAAELVRLGRG, via the coding sequence ATGGATCCGGCCAGCCCCGCCCGTAATGCTCTGCACCTCCATCCGGAGGATGCCGTCGCCGCAGTGCTCGCCGCCGTACCGCAAGCCAAGTGGTTTACTCAGACCACCCCGGCCTCTGTCGTCCGGAGGGCCGTCTCGGACCACGTGAGCGCCGCTGTCGAGGTCGGCGCGATGCCGGTGTTGGTCGTGTACGCCATTCCCGATCGCGACTGCGGCGGCTTTTCCGCGGGCGGGTTCGACAGCACGACCGCGTATTCGGACTGGATCCGCGAGATCCGCGCCGGGATCGGCGGTCGTCCGGCCGCGGTCGTCGTCGAACCCGACGCGCTCACCGCCGCCGACTGCCTCGACGAGGCCAAGCGGGCCGCCCGCTACGACATGCTCGCCGACGCCGTCGAGCAACTCGGACTTGACCGAACGACAGCGGTCTACCTCGACGCCGGCCACTCTCGCTGGCTCGGCGCCGAGGAACTCGCCCGGCGGCTCACCCGCGCCGGGATAGGGCACGCCAGGGGTTTCAGCCTGAACGTGTCCAATTTTTTCACCACCGCCGAGGAACAGGCTTACGGTGAGGAGGTCTCCGCGTTGCTCGACGGCGCCCACTATGTCGTCGACGTCTCGCGCAACGGGCTCGGCCCGGCTCCGGACGGCCCGTTGAACTGGTGCAATCCCACGGGGCGCGCCATCGGCGCCCCTCCGTCCGCGACCACCGCGGCCGTGCACGACGACGCGGATCTCTGGATCAAGAATCCCGGCCAGTCCGACGGTGACTGCGGGCGCGGCGAGCCGAAGTCCGGACTGTGGTTCCCCGAACAGGCGGCCGAACTGGTGCGCCTGGGCCGAGGCTGA
- a CDS encoding glycosyltransferase, with protein MDSATGGDAVEHGGVGDGRQRRRRVWVVGPGFRFLSGLTVYTCRLANALSVDHDVSVLLLRDLIPARLFPGGRRVGQDLSSLRYAEDVRIVGEIDWFWGDQVRRAAKALAAERPDVLVLQWWTAATLHTYLALAAAARRVGVPVVIEFHEVQDTGEASVPFVASYCRRVMPALLARASGALVHNKHDLDLLHETYGAGKLDHLAVEIAPHGPYDHLPPATAPRTAADPDPDGVTRLLFFGLIRPYKGVEDLVTAFNALSADEAAAFTLTIVGETWEGWTLPAELIERSPHRDRITFVNRYVSDQEAGRFFAEADALVLPYRRGSASGPLQIAMSSGLHVLLYAVGGLVEAVADYEGAVLVTPDDVVALRERILDLPAHRARRFDDPHSWAATSSAIDRIAGALAPLRAAAVT; from the coding sequence GTGGACAGCGCCACAGGAGGCGACGCGGTGGAGCACGGCGGCGTCGGCGATGGCAGGCAGAGGCGCAGACGAGTGTGGGTGGTGGGGCCCGGTTTCCGGTTCCTCAGCGGACTGACGGTGTACACCTGCCGCCTGGCCAACGCCCTCTCCGTCGACCATGACGTCTCCGTGCTGCTGCTGCGTGATCTGATCCCCGCCCGCCTCTTCCCCGGCGGCAGGCGCGTCGGGCAGGACCTCAGCAGCCTGCGCTACGCCGAGGACGTCCGGATCGTCGGCGAGATCGACTGGTTCTGGGGCGACCAGGTCCGCCGGGCGGCCAAGGCGCTGGCCGCGGAACGGCCCGACGTCCTGGTGTTGCAGTGGTGGACCGCCGCGACCTTGCACACCTATCTCGCCCTCGCGGCGGCCGCCCGCCGGGTCGGCGTGCCGGTGGTCATCGAGTTCCACGAGGTGCAGGACACCGGCGAGGCCTCCGTGCCGTTCGTGGCGAGTTACTGCCGCCGGGTGATGCCCGCCCTGCTGGCGCGCGCGTCCGGCGCGCTCGTGCACAACAAGCACGACCTCGACCTGCTGCACGAGACCTACGGCGCCGGGAAGCTCGACCACCTCGCCGTGGAGATCGCCCCGCACGGCCCCTACGACCACCTGCCGCCGGCGACCGCACCGCGCACCGCGGCCGATCCCGATCCCGACGGCGTGACCCGGTTGCTGTTCTTCGGGCTCATCCGGCCGTACAAGGGGGTCGAAGACCTGGTCACGGCCTTCAACGCGCTCAGCGCGGACGAGGCCGCCGCGTTCACCCTGACCATCGTCGGCGAGACCTGGGAGGGGTGGACGCTCCCGGCCGAGCTCATCGAGCGCAGCCCGCACCGCGACCGCATCACCTTCGTCAACCGGTACGTCAGCGACCAGGAGGCGGGCAGGTTCTTCGCCGAGGCCGACGCGCTGGTGCTGCCCTACCGCCGCGGCTCGGCGAGCGGACCGCTCCAGATCGCCATGAGTTCGGGCCTGCACGTCCTGCTCTACGCGGTCGGCGGTCTCGTCGAAGCGGTGGCCGACTACGAAGGCGCGGTGCTCGTCACCCCGGACGACGTCGTCGCCCTGCGCGAGCGCATCCTCGACCTGCCCGCGCATCGCGCGCGACGGTTCGACGATCCCCACTCGTGGGCCGCCACCTCGTCCGCGATCGACCGGATCGCCGGCGCGCTCGCCCCCCTCCGCGCCGCGGCGGTGACGTGA
- a CDS encoding saccharopine dehydrogenase yields the protein MTGLRLRAELRPGERRAPLTPHDAGLLVADGVRVTVEDSPHRVFPTADYAATGCLVAEPGSWVDAPDDEIVLGLKELPDHPTALRHRHMFFGHAYKGQVGAAALLTRFTEGGGTLLDLEYLTDDKGRRLAAFGYWAGYVGAAMAVLHHRGRMPTPLEPMSVSTVDALLAGGEPCRAIVIGALGRCGHGAVRALSAADLDPTLWDLDETRDLDRQSLLDNELLVNTVLTRTPVPPFLTKDDLSRPHRLTTIADVSCDVGSACNVLPIYDRTTDWRHPARRVHDGPPAVDVIAIDNLPSLVPLESSTAFSADLVPHLRGLADSTRPWRRCADLFATKTSEGHADD from the coding sequence ATGACCGGCCTGCGGCTCCGGGCGGAGCTGCGCCCCGGTGAACGACGGGCGCCGCTGACACCGCACGACGCGGGTCTGCTGGTGGCCGACGGCGTGCGCGTGACGGTGGAGGACTCGCCCCACCGGGTGTTCCCCACCGCCGACTACGCCGCGACGGGGTGCCTCGTCGCCGAACCGGGCAGCTGGGTCGACGCACCCGACGACGAGATCGTCCTCGGCCTCAAGGAACTACCCGACCACCCCACCGCCCTGCGGCACCGGCACATGTTCTTCGGCCACGCCTACAAGGGGCAGGTCGGGGCCGCGGCGCTGCTGACCAGGTTCACCGAGGGCGGCGGCACGCTGCTCGACCTGGAGTACCTGACCGATGACAAGGGCCGCAGGCTGGCGGCGTTCGGCTACTGGGCCGGTTACGTCGGCGCCGCAATGGCCGTCCTGCACCACCGCGGCCGCATGCCCACCCCACTGGAACCGATGTCCGTGTCCACTGTGGACGCGCTACTGGCCGGAGGCGAGCCGTGTCGCGCGATCGTCATCGGCGCACTCGGCCGGTGCGGACACGGCGCCGTGCGCGCCTTGAGCGCGGCGGACCTCGACCCGACCCTGTGGGACCTCGACGAAACCCGAGACCTCGACCGGCAATCGTTGCTGGACAACGAGTTGCTGGTCAACACCGTGCTGACGCGGACACCGGTGCCGCCGTTCCTGACCAAGGACGACCTGAGCCGCCCACACCGATTGACCACGATCGCCGACGTGAGCTGCGACGTCGGGTCCGCGTGCAACGTCCTCCCGATCTACGACCGCACCACCGACTGGCGGCACCCCGCACGCCGGGTGCACGACGGCCCACCCGCGGTGGACGTGATCGCGATCGACAACCTGCCCTCCCTCGTGCCACTGGAATCCAGCACCGCGTTCTCCGCCGACCTGGTACCCCACCTGCGCGGGCTCGCCGACTCCACCCGGCCGTGGCGGCGCTGCGCCGACCTGTTCGCCACCAAGACCAGCGAGGGACACGCCGATGACTGA
- a CDS encoding glycosyltransferase family 4 protein: MRVTLVTPGFPPELGGVEAHTGHLVRELTALGVGMRVLTARRGLRRPLSETRDGVQITTYPAWRTRVMSISPGLLFAALRASRDADLIHVHSYHATCGFATLIGFRAPVVFTPHYHGGGHSTGAVLLHRGYRFVGKLVFRAAHAVICVSRAERDLVVRDFPATATRTGVVPNGVDLAALRAAEPFPGEPRTIVSLGRLEPYKRVATLLRALVDIPPDVQLVVIGDGSQLEELRELTGDLRVAERVRFTGPLSTTDVHRWLRTARVLVSLSEHEAFGMAPVEAAAAGAGVVLSDIPAHREITADHLGTMATLTGTRPSDVAAAVTARLDATERTEADVPGWARIARQTLAVYHSVRRTDRKDSTP, translated from the coding sequence ATGCGGGTGACGCTGGTGACCCCCGGATTCCCGCCGGAACTGGGCGGAGTGGAGGCGCACACCGGTCACCTCGTACGAGAACTCACCGCGCTCGGCGTCGGGATGCGCGTCCTCACCGCCCGCCGGGGATTGCGCCGCCCGCTGTCCGAAACGCGCGACGGTGTGCAAATCACCACTTATCCGGCATGGCGCACCAGGGTCATGTCGATTTCACCGGGCCTGCTTTTCGCCGCCCTGCGTGCTTCACGTGACGCAGATCTCATCCACGTGCACAGTTATCACGCGACCTGCGGTTTCGCGACACTCATCGGATTCCGCGCCCCGGTCGTGTTCACCCCGCATTACCACGGTGGCGGGCACAGCACAGGGGCCGTGTTACTGCACCGCGGCTACCGGTTCGTCGGCAAGCTGGTGTTCCGGGCGGCGCACGCGGTCATCTGCGTGTCCCGCGCCGAACGAGACCTGGTCGTCCGCGACTTCCCCGCCACGGCCACCCGCACCGGGGTAGTGCCCAACGGCGTGGACCTCGCGGCACTCCGCGCGGCCGAGCCGTTCCCCGGCGAGCCCAGGACCATCGTGAGCCTGGGCAGGCTCGAACCCTACAAAAGGGTCGCGACCCTGCTGCGCGCCCTGGTGGACATACCACCGGACGTCCAACTCGTCGTGATCGGCGACGGGTCGCAGCTCGAGGAACTGCGCGAGCTGACGGGCGACCTACGCGTGGCCGAACGGGTCCGGTTCACCGGCCCCCTCAGCACCACCGATGTCCACCGCTGGCTGCGCACAGCGCGGGTCCTGGTGTCGCTGTCCGAGCACGAAGCCTTCGGCATGGCGCCGGTGGAGGCCGCCGCCGCCGGGGCCGGAGTCGTGCTCAGCGACATCCCCGCCCACCGCGAGATCACCGCGGACCACCTCGGCACGATGGCCACGCTGACCGGGACCCGGCCGTCGGACGTGGCCGCCGCGGTCACCGCCCGGCTCGACGCGACCGAGCGCACCGAAGCCGATGTGCCCGGCTGGGCACGGATCGCCCGACAGACACTCGCGGTGTACCACTCGGTGCGCCGGACCGACCGGAAGGACTCCACCCCGTGA
- a CDS encoding class F sortase, translating into MSATAAGLALVGSAALVFGITAQHHAPTPPASAALPTTRPASGSADAPSSTTASTGPVLGASVPTVLDIPALGVHHDLITLGHKTDGTVEVPPLSDVAVPGWDRFSPTPGELGPAVILGHVDAATQGRGVFYSLGALRPGDTVSITRTDHSVAVFRVDGVDEYSKDTFPTLTVYGNTPDPQLRLITCGGPYDPETHNYLSNIVAFATLVDSHPAT; encoded by the coding sequence GTGTCGGCGACCGCCGCCGGGCTGGCCCTGGTCGGATCGGCGGCGCTGGTGTTCGGCATCACCGCGCAACACCACGCCCCCACACCTCCTGCCTCGGCTGCCCTGCCCACCACCCGACCCGCCAGCGGCTCCGCCGACGCGCCCTCCAGCACCACGGCGTCGACCGGGCCGGTGCTGGGCGCGTCGGTACCCACCGTCCTGGACATCCCCGCTCTGGGCGTACACCACGACCTGATCACCCTGGGCCACAAAACTGACGGCACCGTGGAAGTGCCCCCGCTGTCGGATGTGGCCGTCCCCGGTTGGGATCGCTTCTCCCCCACCCCCGGCGAGCTGGGGCCGGCGGTCATCCTCGGACATGTCGATGCGGCGACTCAGGGCAGGGGCGTGTTCTACAGCCTCGGTGCGCTGCGACCCGGCGACACCGTGTCGATCACCCGCACCGACCACTCCGTCGCGGTGTTCCGCGTGGACGGTGTCGACGAGTACTCGAAGGACACCTTCCCCACCCTCACCGTCTACGGCAACACACCCGATCCCCAACTCAGGCTGATCACCTGCGGTGGGCCCTACGATCCGGAAACGCACAACTACCTGAGCAACATCGTCGCCTTTGCGACCCTGGTCGACTCCCACCCTGCGACATGA
- a CDS encoding transposase has translation MGLAERAGLAAPRPFEHLRDGAVWGADVLRDRVREHVVAGLGSVDAVVVADDTQAVKKGDRSVGVAPRHCGLTDQMENCQVMPMLTCATEAGHAFVDRGLYLPKAWTSDPAWCRAAGGPVDGEFATKSALVRRMLARLVDAGVPFGWFAADSGYGRDPDLRLFCHDGGIAYAMTVPMDPAYEGKRCPAKTF, from the coding sequence GTGGGTCTGGCCGAGCGCGCGGGGTTGGCCGCGCCGCGTCCGTTCGAGCATCTGCGCGACGGTGCGGTGTGGGGTGCCGACGTGCTGCGGGACCGGGTGCGTGAGCATGTGGTGGCGGGTCTGGGATCGGTGGACGCGGTGGTGGTCGCCGACGACACGCAGGCGGTCAAGAAGGGCGACAGGAGCGTCGGTGTCGCCCCGCGGCATTGCGGGTTGACCGACCAGATGGAGAACTGTCAGGTCATGCCGATGCTGACCTGTGCCACCGAGGCCGGGCACGCGTTCGTGGATCGGGGGTTGTACTTACCCAAGGCGTGGACCTCCGATCCGGCGTGGTGCCGGGCGGCGGGGGGTCCGGTGGATGGGGAGTTCGCGACGAAATCCGCACTGGTGCGGAGGATGCTCGCGCGCCTGGTGGACGCGGGGGTGCCGTTCGGGTGGTTCGCCGCGGACTCCGGCTACGGCCGTGACCCCGATCTGCGGTTGTTCTGCCACGACGGCGGCATCGCGTATGCGATGACTGTCCCGATGGACCCGGCGTACGAGGGGAAGCGTTGTCCTGCAAAGACATTCTGA
- a CDS encoding saccharopine dehydrogenase family protein, which translates to MTDLVPPTGRIHWVGAGLSTGSGLRVLASDHDVVLWARTVERAERCLSKVGATGLASARAFDHDTLAGELRPGDVVVSMLPATEHLALVRLCVDRSAHFACSSYLSDDVAALASTAADRGLVVLAEAGLDPGIDHLLAHLLVARAGEVGGTAAFTSYCGGLPAVPNDFRYRFSWAPRSVLTALRTPARYVEHGKETAIARPWEATRTLLIGGEKFETYPNRDSIPFIDRYRVRWPLDTFIRGTVRLDGWRDAWADVFPVLDDESRIDTTATELAHAHPMTELDQDRVILSVALRIVDDDEVRWSGEYLLDTVGDRTETAMARTVSVTLACGVLDILAGATTPGAHRAADDAKASTRWLTLLRHYGVLCEFRRPNEP; encoded by the coding sequence ATGACTGACCTGGTACCGCCCACCGGCCGCATCCACTGGGTCGGCGCCGGCCTGTCCACCGGCAGCGGGCTCCGCGTCCTGGCGTCGGACCACGACGTCGTTCTGTGGGCCCGCACCGTCGAGCGGGCCGAACGCTGCCTGAGCAAAGTCGGCGCCACGGGCCTTGCGTCCGCGCGCGCCTTCGACCACGACACCCTGGCCGGCGAACTCCGCCCCGGCGACGTGGTCGTGTCGATGCTGCCCGCAACCGAACACCTCGCGCTGGTGCGCCTGTGCGTCGACAGGTCGGCGCACTTCGCGTGCAGCAGCTACCTGTCCGACGACGTCGCCGCGCTCGCGTCCACGGCGGCCGACCGGGGCCTGGTGGTCCTCGCCGAGGCGGGGCTGGACCCCGGCATAGACCACCTGCTCGCCCACCTCCTGGTGGCCCGTGCCGGCGAGGTGGGGGGCACCGCCGCCTTCACGTCCTACTGCGGCGGCCTCCCCGCTGTTCCCAACGACTTCCGCTACCGCTTCAGCTGGGCGCCGCGCAGTGTCCTCACCGCGCTGCGCACACCCGCCCGCTACGTCGAACACGGCAAGGAGACCGCCATCGCCCGACCGTGGGAAGCAACCCGCACGCTCCTGATCGGCGGTGAGAAGTTCGAGACCTACCCCAACCGCGACAGCATCCCGTTCATCGACCGCTATCGGGTGCGGTGGCCGCTCGACACATTCATCCGCGGCACCGTGCGACTGGACGGCTGGCGCGACGCGTGGGCGGACGTCTTCCCGGTCCTGGACGACGAGTCGCGCATCGACACCACGGCGACCGAACTAGCCCACGCCCATCCGATGACCGAACTCGACCAGGACCGGGTGATCCTGTCCGTCGCACTGCGGATCGTCGACGACGACGAGGTCCGGTGGTCGGGTGAGTACCTCCTGGACACCGTCGGAGACCGGACGGAGACGGCGATGGCCCGTACCGTCTCCGTCACGCTGGCGTGCGGGGTCCTGGACATCCTCGCCGGCGCGACGACGCCGGGAGCGCACCGCGCGGCCGATGACGCCAAGGCTTCGACCAGGTGGCTCACCCTCCTACGCCACTACGGTGTCCTCTGCGAATTCCGTCGCCCGAACGAGCCGTGA